The nucleotide window CTGCTCAACTTCCGCACCAGCTACGAGCTGGACATGGTGAAGGTCGATTTCGGCGTCGATAACATCTTCGACACCAATTATGACCTGCCACTGGGTGGGGCAAACCTCGTGAACTACCAGGTGACCAGCATGATGGGATCGTCGGCTGCGTGGGGCTACCCGGTGGCCGGCATGGGCCGCTCGTTCAACACCCGGGTCACGGTGAAGTTCTGACGGAACGTCGGTCACAAACCACCGGGCGGCGCCTGATCCTGCGCATGGGAGGGCGCCGCTACCTCCATGTAAAAATGGGTTCCGGCTGCCTTGGTTCAGTCTCTTTTTCTGCGCATTCCCACGGATGTATTGAATAAATGGAGGGGGCCATGAGGTTAACGCGCCGTGAAGCGGCATTCGGTGGGCTGGGATTGTTGGCTTCCCTGGGGTTACCATCCGCAGCGTCAGCTTGGGACGGTCTTGTTACGGATCTCGTGGAGGGGGTCGAGGACTTCAAGATCGCCTCCGACGCCTACGTCTACGGCTATCCGCTCGTTACGATGGAGATGACCCGGCGCGTCATCACCAATGTCGTGAAGCCGGAAGGCACCCGGGCGCCCATGGGGCAGCTCATCAAGCTGCGTTCCTACCCGGATGCTGCGTTCCGCGACGTGACCGCGCCGAACGCGGATACGCTCTACACCACCTCCTTCTTCGATGTGGGCGCCGAGCCCTGGGTGCTGAGCGTTCCCGATATGAAGGACCGCTATTTCCTCCTGCCCCTGCTCAGCGGTTGGACCGACGTGTTCGAGGTTCCCGGAAAGCGCACCACCGGGACCGGGCCGCAGACCTACCTGATCTCGGGGCCGAACTGGAGCGGGCCGGTACCGGCGGGGATGAAGCAGCTCAAGTCACCGACCAGCCTGGTGTGGCTGCTGGGGCGCATCTACTGTTCCGGCACGCCTGAGGACTATGCCGCGGTGCATGCGCTTCAGGACCAGTTCAAGCTTTATCCGCTCAGCGCCTATGGCAAGGACTGGACCCCGCCCGAGGGCAAGGTGGATCCGGCCATCGACATGAAGACGGCGGTTCGCGAGCAGGTGAACAAGCTCACCGCCACCGAGTATTTCACGTTGCTCGCAGAATTGATGAAGACCAACC belongs to Xanthobacter autotrophicus Py2 and includes:
- a CDS encoding protein of unknown function DUF1214 (PFAM: protein of unknown function DUF1214; protein of unknown function DUF1254~KEGG: sus:Acid_3386 protein of unknown function DUF1214), whose translation is MRLTRREAAFGGLGLLASLGLPSAASAWDGLVTDLVEGVEDFKIASDAYVYGYPLVTMEMTRRVITNVVKPEGTRAPMGQLIKLRSYPDAAFRDVTAPNADTLYTTSFFDVGAEPWVLSVPDMKDRYFLLPLLSGWTDVFEVPGKRTTGTGPQTYLISGPNWSGPVPAGMKQLKSPTSLVWLLGRIYCSGTPEDYAAVHALQDQFKLYPLSAYGKDWTPPEGKVDPAIDMKTAVREQVNKLTATEYFTLLAELMKTNPPAPKDGPAIARFAKIGLVPGKSFDGKAIDARWEKRLPQVSFDRIMMHFKFSDGDIQLINGWGFSTKTGLYGTNYIQRALITAIGLGANRPQDAVYPTSLKPAAGGSYEGSNKYVLRFPKGQLPPVKGFWSLTMYDEDYFFVANPINRYSMSVRTNPKLEKDGSLVIYIQNESPGADKEANWLPAPKGKFLLMLRLYWPDERKPSILDGSWTIPAVTKVG